GGTGCTATTGCCTGGGCCCGGGACCGAGTAGGAGTCCCCACCGGCGTAATCGCTCCAGTAATTCCCGTGAGTCCCGTTATCCCATGCGTTTGGACCGCCGTTGTCCAATCCATTGATTTCTGTGTTGTACCCCAGTCGGTTTCCATATAGCAGATTGTTCTTGCTGTTTTGGTGCAAATATACGCCACGTTCATTCCCTGTGGCTACATTGTGGGTTAATAGGCAGGACGAAGATGGCCTGAGCAGGAACCCGTCTCCGGAGTTATTGGAGGCTGTATTCATGGTGATTTCATTGTGGGACGAATACCACAAAAGGAACCCAGCTCCGTTACTGAAAGCCTCATTACCCGACACAAGGCAATCCTCAGAGGTAATTATATGGAATCCTTTGTACCCCCCTCTGGCTGTGTTGTTCCTGAGAGTAGAGTTGTTTGCACGCTCCAGAGTGAATCCGGGGCCTGAGTTATTGTACGAAGTGTTGTTGGCAAGCCGGTTGTGATGAGCATTCGAAATATAAAACCCGCCATATGAATAGAAATCATCGACTGAGTTATTGAAGGCGATGTTATTAGTGAGATTGCAGTTGTCAGAAAGGACCACGAAGAACCCACTGAAGTAGTTCGCATGTACCGTGTTGTGGGTCAACTTGCAGCCATATGAAGATCTCAGATAGACTCCCCGTCCGTCATTGGTGCTGGCACGATTGTTTGACAACACGGTGTCGTTGGTGTTTTCGAGGTAGATGCCGCCGATCGCGTAGATATCATCAACGGAATTGTTGGATGCCAGATTACCGGTCAAAATGCATGAGCTGGAATCCTTCAGGTAGAGTCCGACGCCCAAGTTGTCAATGGCTGTATTGTTGCTCAAGCGACAACTGGTCGAGTTCGAGAGATAGACCCCGCGAGAGTGGCGAGTGACCCTGCAGTCTTGAACGACTCCGTTTGTTACATTGTGGAACATGATTCCGTGACTGGAAGAGGGATTCACAGAAGAGACAATGCAGTTCCGAATTTCGAAATACACTGTCGTGTTTTTGATACTGATACCAGTTGCATTGTCTGTGATATTAAGCCCCTCAAGCACATAGGGGTCATCAAAGCTCCCACTCCCGGGCCAGTCCTGACCCGAGAAATCGGAGTTGTTACATATGGCAATAACCTCATGTTTCGTGTATGAATCATCAAGTACTGCCTGTGCTATGTATCTTGATTCTTCTATTAATTCGGTACATTCCACAACGGGAGCAGGGATTGTTGCCAAGACAGCAATTATGATGATACACAGAAATGCCTTGCTTTTGCCCCTCAATTTGCTTGCCCCAGTTAGGACTTATTTCTGGTCACAGAAGTATAAAACTTCCGCCCATTTGGGGCTCTAGTCCCTACACCAGTTCCTCCAGCTCTTTTACCAAGTTCTCAGCGAAGTTTATTCCGGTTTTCCAGAAGGACTCCTTGGTGATGTCAAAACCAGCATTCTGCAAGATAACTCTGGGAGATGCAGAGCCTCCAGCTTTTAGAATGTTGATGATTTCTGGTTTGAACGAATCACCTTCGCTTCTGTATCTATCATATAGAGCGTAAACGAGAAGCTGTCCGAATGCGTAGGGGAAATTGTAGTAGCGCTTTTCTGTAAAGAACAGGACTGATGCGATGCCCCAACCCCATTTTGATTTAGGGTTCCATTCTATTGATTCCGAGATAGGTTTCAGTTTCGAATCCACCACTAATTTGGCAATGTTATCGGGGTTAAGATAGACACCTGAGCTCAGAGCATCGTATATTCTTGTCTCAAATCTGAAGCGTGATAACATCGTGTATGTTGATAATCGGAACTTGTCCAGAAGATTACACAAGATTGCTAGTTTGGTCTTTTTGTCTGCATTCTGAAGAAGGTAATCTAGGAGCAAGAGCTCACCAAATTTGCTTGCGGTTTCAGCCATTGAATATGGTACTTCTGACCAATGGGTGTATACGTTATTTGCGGCACTCAGATACGAGTGATATGCATGCCCCGCTTCATGTGCAAGAGTAATCAAATCATTTGAAGCACCTGTGAAATTGAACGTAATCCAGCTTAGATTTGGATTATAGAAGGACCAATTAGTTCCTGTTCCAACTTTGCCCTGTCTTGGTTTGCACTAATTCTATTACTGGTAAGGAGGATTCTGTAGGCGAATCTTGCTGAAATGTCAAGGATGTACTCGCTGTCATAGTCGCTCTATGTCTTCCTCGGAAGTTCAACTAGTGTTGGGTCTTCTGTACCGTTTCAGATTCCCACTCGTTCTATCCAAAGAGTGAGCACCATTCTACCTTTCACATTCCTAATCAAGACCTGCCAGTTGAAGCGGACTGCAGGAAACTTGTCTAAAGAGGCCAAAACCACAGGATTAGTGGAGTTGCTAACAGGGTAATGATGATCTGCAGAGGAAGACCTAGCCGTAAGTAGTCAGTGAATCTGTAACCCCCTGGCCCCATAACTAAAGCATGGGACTGATCCGCAATGGGTGTTAGGAAAGCGCTTGAACCTCCAATGGACACCGCCATTAGAAAAGAGTCTATCGATACACCTAATGCCAATGCAATGCTTACACCTATGGGAGCCATCAGAACTACTGCAGCGGTGTTATCCACGGCACAAGACAGAAGCATAGTCGCCACCATCAGGATGACGATGAATGCAGCTGGAGGCAGAATTCCTCCCACCTCTAGAAACATGTCACCAATTAACTGTGCACCTCCTGTGGTTTCCAGTGCGTGTCCGACTGGGATCATGGCAGCCAGTAGAACTATGACAGACCAGTTGATGCTCTTGTAAGCTTCGTCGGGAGACACAAATCCCAATACAACCATGCCAGCAGCAGCAAGTACAAAGGATACCTGAATGGGTAGCAGACCTATTGCCGTAGCTGCTAGTGCCGCTCCAAAGATGATGAAAGCAGACAGCGCACGTCGCGGTTTCCCCAGTCTTATGTGTCTCTCAGCCAGTGGGAGGCATCCAAGCTCAGTCAAGATTTCAGACATCTCTTCCGGCTGCCCATGTAACAACAAGGTGTCTCCCGACCGCAACCGGATATCACCAATCCGAGCTCTCAACCGCCTTCCTTGGCGCGATACAGCGAGAAGATCCACACCAAAACGACTACGCATCTTCAATTGTCGTGCAGTCTTGCCGCTTAAAGGCGAGCCTGTCGTTATCACAGCCTCAACGACATGTAAATCATCCTGTGATAGGACCCCTCTGTCAGATCCTTCCCTCTCTATGAGCCTGAGTTCGCCAGCATCGATTAGCATCTTCAGATCTGTGGCTTCTCCTCTGACAACAAGACTATCACCTGCTTTCAGACCTCTCATTATAGAGGGTGAACGAAAATGCTCGTCTTCGCGTACGAGGGATATCACTGCCACATCAGCTTCTGCTGCCGATTCAAGGTCACGGATACGCTTCCCAACCATCTTGGAACCCTCAGGCACATAGACCTCGGTTATGTAGTCTTCAACAAGAGAGAAGGGTTCAACCTTCTCTCCCTCCCGCTGAGGTACGAGACGCCATCCGACCAGTGACATAAACAAGAATCCAGCAAGAGCGACACTCAGACCAACAGGGGTGAAGTCAAACATGAGGAAGGGTTCGACACCGTATTGACCCCTAAGTGTTGCGATAATTATGTTTGGAGGAGTGCCGATCAGCGTTATCATACCACCAAGCATTGAGCAGAATGCTAGCGGCATGAGGAAAAGGGAAGGGGACTTGCCGCTCTTCCTCGCCATTCGAATTGCCACAGGCATGAGAAGCGCCAATGCCCCCACGTTATTCATGAAGGCCGAAAGCACCGTCACCAACCCGGTGAGTGTAAGAATCTGAAAAACCATGTTGTTTCCGACTCGAAGGGTCCAGTTGATGATGATATCGACGAAACCCGAGTTGACCAGTCCTCGGTTGATAACCAACACGGCTGCAACTGTGATTACCGCAGGATGGCCGAAGCTCAAGAACACTTGGTCGAAGGGTATGAGACCCACGAGCGCGATTGTCAACAGAGCGAACAAGGCTACAACATCATAACGCCAACGGTTAACAACAAACAAGACAAGTGTCACAGCTAGAACTGCGAAGACCATCACGAGTTCAGTCGATACAGTTAGCAGCGGAACTCACTTCCTCTTTCTGTGAAACCCCTTAAGATTCATAATAACTCTATCGTCTTCGGAATATGGATTGGCAGCGCCTGACAGGAGTCTGGCGACTGATAAGACAACCCTCCGCCCACGATTCCACAAGCAAAGATTATATCTATCTGCAAATTCCTCGACAATTATCTGAGTTATCCAAGAAAAGTTGTTTCACAGGAATCTTGGCATTTTTGGCTGACAAATGCCTTTGAGATTTTTTAATTTCTACGGTATTTTGTGTCTAGGTTTTCTCCACCATAGTTTTCCCTAACATTCGGACATATGATGTTCGAACGACGATATGCAGAAATTCCATAAAAATAGGAACCGCTCGTTAAGAATGAGTGAGGGGGATTTTATTCCCATAGAGGCGTGGATTTCATCTCTGAGCACCTAAATTCATCATGAATGTGTATTGGTAATAAGATTTTACAACTAGCCAAACTAATTGCTGGCAATAAATATCTCGTCACATTTTCCCAACTTCATTCGGATTTCTCCTTCATCCACCTTCCTTTCATAGGAACAAGCCAGACATCTTCATGGGTCGAGGAGCGTATTGAAGAGATGATCGATAAGAAACGAATTTTTGTGTCTTTGATTATGGGCGCCATTTTGGGTGTTCTTTGCATAGTTGGGGTTGGTGGTCGCATAGATGGTGGCTATTTGCTAAAAATTGTGTTTTTGATTGCAACAGTGGGTGCTATTGTAGTTATTATTGTAGTCGGGAGCCATCTGAGAAAGAGGTCATGATCGGGTTAGAGTATCAGGATAGGTTACAAAGGGGCAAATAAAGAATCGAGGCCGCCCCTGCACTACCACAAGGAGGGCGGCTTCTGATTCCCCAAGGCTTTGAATGCTTTTTCTACAGGCGATTCTTAGTTATATGGTTTCCAATTGCAGTTAATCCTCTTTGCCACAGTGATTATTTCAACAACTATCCCTAGATTTTTCAACCTAGAAGGAACTACCTTGCCAACTTGTGACTAGAGGGTCTGCTGGACACTACTACTTCCATGGATTCTTCCGGGAGGAATTCATTTCCGTGGGGATTAAACTTAGCCTTCTTGAACTGTTTCGTTCTTTGTGATAGCATTCTTTTGAGAAGATAGCCTAATCATTTCTCTATTTCAGGCAACGCTATAAGTAGTCAAGATGGTACTACAATTGGATGTGTTCCATCCTTGTTCGGGCTAGATGACATTGACCTACGAAGCGTTGTATGCGCCTGTCTCGTGTTTCTCATGATTATTGCAATGAGTCTTCCCACAGATCAGGAAACCAATGTGAATCATTATGAGCAAATGTCGGATGAAAACAAGATTGCACAAGAAGATGATTTAGGTGCGAATATCATATGGCCCCGGATCAGCTCACCCGCAATTGTGCTGAATGATTCAACATTGCAGGCCCGAATCAAAGCCCCATCAAATCTGACTAATTGGAATATCACACTGCATCAGCCATACTATGGCTACTCTCTTTCGATTACGGACTCGGAATGGAATGATACAACAAGCATATGGACAGTTAACGCAAGCATTCCAAGTAATGCGATAAAGGGGCTCTTTGACCTTATTGTGAGATCTACTGATTCCATACACCAGGTTCAAATCACTGAATTCAATGCAGTGCAGATTCGATACACGTATCCTGAGGGCTTCACCATATTTCACATCACAGATCCCCACATCAAACTGTCCTCCTCCCCTCGGGATGAAAGGCTGCTCTCTTCTCTCTACCAAGCTAGTATGGCAGGGGCAGACTTTGTAGTACTCTCTGGCGACATTGTTGAGACTGGCTACAGAGATTCCTTCGAAAGAGTGGTGAACTTCCTGAAACAGAGCCGGGTTCCAGTCTTTGTCGGACCTGGAAACCACGACATCGATGCTGACGGTACTGGTTTCAGCATCTATTCGTCTCTCTTCGGTCCAGATTATTATACTGCGAATATTGGTCCAGACATCCTCTTGGTCATGGGTAATTCTCATCTAGGAGAGTTGAACACTACACAAATCCAATGGATTGACCGGGACTTATCTGCGAGTGAAGCAAAAACGAAAATACTCTGTATACATCATCCTTTGTACGATCATAATGAACCTCCAAACTACTACTTGGAAGAAGATGAAGCTTCTGCTCTCATCGATATTTGCGAGGTGAACGATGTCGATATGGTCTTGACAGGACATCTGCACAACGATCGGGTAGACCGGGTGAATGGCACTCTATGGGTACTTACTACTGCAATCGGAGCTCCTATCTCAACCATACCTTCAGAGCCTGATCATCTCGCACATGGTTTCCGTGTTATCGAATTCGAGGACTACGCACCTTTCTCATGGAACTGGACGACACAAAAGGATTGGTCTCAACCCTGGGATGGAGTGGAGTTGAAACGGGTTCCAAGATTCCACCGCGAACTAGATGTAGGGGGATTCATCGAATTGTCAAACAAAATGAATTACTCATTAGAGAATCAAGTTCTTGACATATTGGTGCAGCCACCTTCGGAAGGTCAGGAGTATTTGGTCTCAGAAGGCGATTCCGTTGCTCTGGCTTCCAGCTCTGACGCCTATCGGTTCCGATTTGAATTCGACTTGCCGGCAGGGGGTAATGAGACTCTCAGAGTATATCCTGACAATGCACAGCAACCTGAACTGGTCAATGTTACTTATCCTGAAGAAGTGGACGTAGGAGAAGAATACACCATTTCTGCGGAGTGGAGTAATCCAGTCAGTGGTGTGGTTGAAGGATATCTGAATTATTCACTTGACAACGGATCTTTCGCCTATGTGGAAATGGCAGAATGCGGCAACAACAAGTTCTGCTGCAATCTTGAGCACGATACATCTGGTCAAGTTGATTTTCAAGTGATTGGAATAGATTATGCTGGAAATGAGGCTGTTAGTGATGTCTATTCACTGGAGTGTATATCCCCTGAACCAACAGGTGGACCTCAAGGGGTCAATATGGTTCAAATTGGCCTAGTTCTAGGAGGAGTAATAGTCATTGCCGGGGTGGCCTTTTACATTCTTAGAACTCGTGAAACTACTCTTTCCTCCTGAGAAAATTTCATTTATTCATCCGGGTTACCAACCTTCGAACCAATGGTCGGGGAGCTGGTAATCGTATTGCGGGTTCATTTCATCTCCCCAAATTTGATTGATGTACTCTCGAGCTTCGAAAAATGCGTCTATTTCGTTCATGTAACGAATGTAGTAGAACCAAGAACCAGGGAAATTGGGCATCGAGTATGTACTCTTGTCGGTACTTGTCATGATAAACCATATAGATTATTGGACCTTGTTAGGTGTCAAACAGGTATAGCACCTCCCGTCATGTATGCAGAGGGGGCTTCCACACTCGGAGCATGCATATTTGGCTATCTGGTTTTCAA
This genomic stretch from Candidatus Thorarchaeota archaeon harbors:
- a CDS encoding right-handed parallel beta-helix repeat-containing protein; the protein is MRGKSKAFLCIIIIAVLATIPAPVVECTELIEESRYIAQAVLDDSYTKHEVIAICNNSDFSGQDWPGSGSFDDPYVLEGLNITDNATGISIKNTTVYFEIRNCIVSSVNPSSSHGIMFHNVTNGVVQDCRVTRHSRGVYLSNSTSCRLSNNTAIDNLGVGLYLKDSSSCILTGNLASNNSVDDIYAIGGIYLENTNDTVLSNNRASTNDGRGVYLRSSYGCKLTHNTVHANYFSGFFVVLSDNCNLTNNIAFNNSVDDFYSYGGFYISNAHHNRLANNTSYNNSGPGFTLERANNSTLRNNTARGGYKGFHIITSEDCLVSGNEAFSNGAGFLLWYSSHNEITMNTASNNSGDGFLLRPSSSCLLTHNVATGNERGVYLHQNSKNNLLYGNRLGYNTEINGLDNGGPNAWDNGTHGNYWSDYAGGDSYSVPGPGNSTDNHPYLLDLIPPRIDHPSDITYLARATGNNITWHPSDTNPQSFEVYRNGSLIESSPWNGSSILINIDGLHPGTYNFTIVVYDQGDNSVHDTVIVTVVPRTIETVILTAGLLMGVVIAVLVIIEFKEIREKNDPFG
- a CDS encoding SLC13 family permease, which gives rise to MVFAVLAVTLVLFVVNRWRYDVVALFALLTIALVGLIPFDQVFLSFGHPAVITVAAVLVINRGLVNSGFVDIIINWTLRVGNNMVFQILTLTGLVTVLSAFMNNVGALALLMPVAIRMARKSGKSPSLFLMPLAFCSMLGGMITLIGTPPNIIIATLRGQYGVEPFLMFDFTPVGLSVALAGFLFMSLVGWRLVPQREGEKVEPFSLVEDYITEVYVPEGSKMVGKRIRDLESAAEADVAVISLVREDEHFRSPSIMRGLKAGDSLVVRGEATDLKMLIDAGELRLIEREGSDRGVLSQDDLHVVEAVITTGSPLSGKTARQLKMRSRFGVDLLAVSRQGRRLRARIGDIRLRSGDTLLLHGQPEEMSEILTELGCLPLAERHIRLGKPRRALSAFIIFGAALAATAIGLLPIQVSFVLAAAGMVVLGFVSPDEAYKSINWSVIVLLAAMIPVGHALETTGGAQLIGDMFLEVGGILPPAAFIVILMVATMLLSCAVDNTAAVVLMAPIGVSIALALGVSIDSFLMAVSIGGSSAFLTPIADQSHALVMGPGGYRFTDYLRLGLPLQIIITLLATPLILWFWPL
- a CDS encoding metallophosphoesterase, which codes for MFGLDDIDLRSVVCACLVFLMIIAMSLPTDQETNVNHYEQMSDENKIAQEDDLGANIIWPRISSPAIVLNDSTLQARIKAPSNLTNWNITLHQPYYGYSLSITDSEWNDTTSIWTVNASIPSNAIKGLFDLIVRSTDSIHQVQITEFNAVQIRYTYPEGFTIFHITDPHIKLSSSPRDERLLSSLYQASMAGADFVVLSGDIVETGYRDSFERVVNFLKQSRVPVFVGPGNHDIDADGTGFSIYSSLFGPDYYTANIGPDILLVMGNSHLGELNTTQIQWIDRDLSASEAKTKILCIHHPLYDHNEPPNYYLEEDEASALIDICEVNDVDMVLTGHLHNDRVDRVNGTLWVLTTAIGAPISTIPSEPDHLAHGFRVIEFEDYAPFSWNWTTQKDWSQPWDGVELKRVPRFHRELDVGGFIELSNKMNYSLENQVLDILVQPPSEGQEYLVSEGDSVALASSSDAYRFRFEFDLPAGGNETLRVYPDNAQQPELVNVTYPEEVDVGEEYTISAEWSNPVSGVVEGYLNYSLDNGSFAYVEMAECGNNKFCCNLEHDTSGQVDFQVIGIDYAGNEAVSDVYSLECISPEPTGGPQGVNMVQIGLVLGGVIVIAGVAFYILRTRETTLSS